A region of the Silene latifolia isolate original U9 population chromosome 9, ASM4854445v1, whole genome shotgun sequence genome:
ACAACGTAATTGGCCTTACACAATTGAATGACTATGTCATATCCACAGATCACTTTTAGTTTTAGGACCTGAAGGCACTATAAATTGCAAGTGAGCTCATCCATGATATAGTGATTACCTCATTTTCATCTAATAAAACCAATGATTTGGGCCATTGAGCAAAGCTACCCTGTGCATCACCGACCATTGTGAATCCAGTCCATGGCAACGGAAGTGGTACATCCCCTCGTATGATTTTATCGATGGAAACATGAGCATTCTCCATGGTTAATAGTTTGTTGTGTACCATTTTACCCTCTACCCATGGGAAAACCAATCCTTCAGCAACAATGGTGAACTCCTCGTTCACATGTACAAAGAAGCCAACAACAAACCGATTCCTACAATCATTAATGACATGATTCCGAAAGTTAGGCGCAAGTTAGTAACCTGCAAATTTTATATGAGAACGGTTGGTTTTTAATTGTCAACTCTTGTGAAACCACCTGGAGGTTTGAGTCTAAAATAAGTTGAAAAACAAACATAAGCAACTGGTTTAGACAGAAGCAACATCATCAAGCAGCCTGACCAAGTGGTGATATTACCTTTAATTCAACAAAGGGGTCAATTTGGTGAGTAGTAATTTGATGAGTAGACTGACTGATTGGATCACATTGATGCGTTGATGGATCCGTAAATGAACGTTCAGTATTAACATCATCTAGTTGAGACTTTTTTCCCATCATTTCCGCCCATTTCTTCTCCATCATCACGCTCAACTCATCAAAGGTTTGTCTTTTAAACTCCTCCCTTGCTTCCGTCTTTGCCTTCTCAATTACCAATTGAATTTCATCTTCAGAAAATTTCTTTCCATTAGTACTTCGGCTTGATGGTTTTCCAAAAACTTCGGAGAGACCAACAAAACCTCCGACTCCTCTTGTTCTGCCATTGTGTTCCGGGTTTCCTAATGCTTTGGCCAATGCATCTTCAAATCTTGTAGGAACAAACTCTCCTTTTTGCTCCTTTTCCTTCCAATGTTTCTAAGAATATAGTTCAAAAAGTTAATTAGGACCATGACATGCAATTAAATATAAGTTTCAAAGAAAGTACCAGGTTAACTTGCTTGTGTGTGTTAGCTAATTATTTACCAATGACCAATGGAGCATAGAATGATACTAAATTAATGAACAATAAAGTTTACTTACGTATTCTTCTATCACGTTCTGTGTGTGAGGTAGAGGAGCATTAGATGATGGGGTGTGTGCTTTAATCCATAAATAACCCCGCTCATTGATGCGTTTAGTTACTAAACTAACTGATTCTTTGACAAGATTGGGATCAACATTATCATTATCCAATTTCTTCTGCTTAAGTTCTTGCGAAAGTTCTTCTTTAAACCATTTTTCTCTCCTTGAAAAGATATCCGGCTCTTCCCAAAAAATGTGGATGTTTGTTATGTCTCTGGGAGGCTCGAGCCTTGGCACTTTTTTTCCTACAATTTGGTCACATATAATTTGGTGTCACTACACAAATTACTTTTGTAAACAAGATACAAGATACAGGCCACCAAATACATGACTCTGCAAATATGAAACAAGCTCATCTCCAGGAAAATTTCAGCCACTGCCCATTCAATTTTGCTTACAAGAAAGAAGGCCAATACATAATAATAATCCTAAATACCTGAATAAAGACTCCTCCACAAAAATAAATGCTAGgtgctgttcagctcacgaaaaCTATCACGGTAGACTAAATGAATCAAATACTCAACATGTGGAGGTAAAGCAAGCTAAAGAGTCAAAAAGCAGTTAAGACGTCAAAACAATGAAAACTATCACCATGATAGGTCTGCATGATTCACCTCAGCAAAGAGAACTCAATTGGAATCACTCTGGTCACAAAAGCAACTAGATAGTAGATACCATAATCCTTAAAAAAAATGAAACTATAGCAACTATCCCCATATGTAGTATATGCATTTTAGTCGACTGAACAAGCCAAAATATACATACTCCAGTCCAACTAACAGGAAATATACATACTCCAGTCCAACTAACAGGAAATATACATACCCAAGGTTGCTAGCGAGCCTAAGGTTGCTAAACAGATTGAGGATCAGACTATAATGCTATGAGGTTCCACCCAAGGTGCTAAGCAGCCTAAGGTTGctgtttttcctttttatttggtTCATTTATTTCAGTCCTTACCAAAACACTAAATTAATTTAGTATTACATTATAAATCATACTCACCAAGAAGCTCTTATCCATGCGTTGCTTTTTAAATTCTTCCCAAACATCTGCCCTGATTTGATCATATTTACCAACAGGAGTATCCCCGACCACTTTTTCATCCTTATGTTTCATGGTCTTGGTAATGTAAGTGCGTGTTAACGTACACCTGAATTCTTTGAATGCTTTTGACATCATCTTTAGAACATGCTCTTTATTCGTGTCATCTTTAATCTTCCAAGTGATCTGCAacagaaaaataaaaacaatatccAAATGATAATATTCCATATAAAAAGCTCATAATTTAAATAAACATTCAAGTTGTTAAAtttgttctttatacctttgcTTCTTGCCAAATTGTTTCTTTTTCGGCCAGTGGTACCTTTCTCCAATCATTGTATGTGATCTTGATATTTCGAACTAAAACTCCGATGTCATTGACAAATGGCGCCTGGTATTGCCCCACTGGCTGACCAAACTCATGAAAGTCAATACATAGGTCTTCTGGATTTAGTTCTTTTAAGTGCTTTCCGGTAGTGACGCCTCTCGTCTTTTGCTCCGAACGAGAGTCATTGATCTCATTTTCACTCATCTCATTTTCAGTCATCTCGTTTTGACTCATGTCGAGTACCTAAAATAAATAAAGGTTGGTGTTAGAGCATATCATAAGGCAAAAATGGACAAAGCTCTGAAGAAGATGAAGGTTCAACTCATACTATCAAGACTTGAGTACTGAAATTAAGAGTGACATCaggcccaaattttcgaatttcTATATTTTTTAACCTCTTAATAATATCAGACAATCAGATTATAGTTCATCTCATTtttaaattatggttgtttgaGTTTCAGGTTCAGAATCCTTCTATCCAAACAAGGCCCAAGTCTCCGGAGTACGGAGTTATCAAACAATTAATGCTCTGGCTGACCAAACTCATTAAACTCACCTACAGCAGGAGCTAGGGTGAGGGGTCCTTCATTTCCATGCCAAAGGAATAGTCCATGGTACTGCCCAAGGGAATGCCACATTTGAAAGCAATTCAGAGGAAGAAAAACAAGTTTCTACATTGCACTCTAAACATCAAATCCAACAGACCTGACTTTGAAGCTCAATATCTAAAGTTCTACTCATGCAAAACCTTTGATTCTTATATCATTGGAAAGTTTAAGGTGTTAACTAGCTATGAGCTTTGGAATAGGACCAAAAGCTATTTTATCTTGAGAGAAATGCATTTTTCAAATGAATCAGACAGATCTGAAATACTCCAGCAGTTTCAGAATATCAGGTCTGAATTCAAATGGCCATATCTCAGGATTTAGACGGTGAAAATTTTTGTTCCTTACATGGAtaaaatcttgaagaagtctactttcctATGGAGTTGGAATCGACAAGATTCAATTTGTGGATTTTTCACAATAAGCCTTCAAAGACTGTCACGATTGAATGCAATGCTGTTTCTGAAACTGACATGTCTGTGTTCAGACTTGAATAACTCAAAATCTACTGGGTATTTCTGGGTAATTCTTTTTGTCAAGAAAAGCTAACATCATTAGCTTTCGTTTGATGCATGTTGGGCATTTTTAACCTTCCTAATCTATGAGCTATGATTTTTCTAAGTCACTGCAGTTGTTCAAGACGAATGCTGAATGTTGGTTTCTGACCTGCTCTTAGTAAGAAAATCATATCTCAAGTTCTAGGCCACTTCAAGGGCTAATTCCTTCTGGGAATGGAAGCTAACATCCTTAGCTTTCATTCAAGCCATCACAAGCCATTTATTTCAACCTGTATCAAGAGATAAGAATTTTTGAAGACAAGGTTGAATCCTGAAATGTTATGTTTCTGAACCATCAAGAAAATGACCTGAGTTCTTAAGGCAATTGCTCAAATTATGTCTCCATATTATTTTTCCATCAATCCTAATATCCTAAGCTACAAGAAAGTCCAAGAAAGCAAACAGCAAAGAAGTCCAACACAAGCCTGAAGATACCAAAGTTGTTTTGCCATTTCAGGAAAGGGACATATATAATGTACCAAACATTATTGATAAAATGAATATCTAATcttttaaaaagaaaaacaacTATTTTGGGTTATCAAACCATATTCCCTCATCATGATCTTCACGCAAATAAGTTTCATCACGTATTACTTGCACATTTTGATAGTTTGTAGAAATAGGAGAAGGTTCATCAAATTCGTCGTACTCTTCTTCATCAACAACACCATCCACCCCGAGAATGCGCCTTTTACCATAAAGGACAACTGAACGGTTATTTTCCAAAGGATCTTGAATAAAGAAAACTTGTTTCGCTTGAGATGCAAGTATAAAAGGATCATCAATATGTTCTTGAACattgaaatcaaccaaaataaatccCATCTCGTCAACCTTGATGCCTTTCTCACAATCAGCCCATTTACATCGAAATAAGGGCACCGAAAAATCCACATAATCAAGCTCCCATATATCAAAAATTACCCCGTAATATGATCGTGTTATATCCACCAGTTGCTTACCCCTTCCAACATATTCTACAGATGATGCAACAACAGTAACTCCGCTATTCTGCATTGTACTTTTCTGATCTTGGCGACTTGTGTAAAAGCAGAACCCATTGATATCGTATCCTTCATAAGAAAATAAGGTAGTCTTTGGTCCATTTGCTAACCATCTCAAATTGTCACTTATCTCGTGTGTTTTCTTTGACAACTCCGTCATTACCTTTTCTTTAAACCACTCTGCAAAACATCGATTGTGTTCACTTATTAACCAAGCTTCATGTTTATTTGGATACTGTCTTTTCAATATGGCAATGTGATTCTCTAAATATGGATGAACCTCCGTCATGTGTTGCAAAACATACATATGTGCCTTGTCAAATAAAGCACGCTCAACGGTAATGACATTTCTTCCCAAAGTACCCTTCCCTTCAAGCCTTCCTTCATGCCTAGATGTAGGAAGTCCAAGAGGTTCCACAATATTCAAATAATCTTGGCAAAATCCAAGTGTCTCGAAGCAATCGTTGCTTCAATAATGCTTTGCCTTCGGGACGATATCGATTCTTCATTCGTCTCTTATAGGTTCCCATCTCTCGCTCCATCGCCCACATGCTTCTCTGAAATACCGGTCCACAAAGTTTTATCTCTCTCACTAGGTGAACAATTAAGTGAACCATAATGTCAAAGAAACTAATTGGAAAGTACATTTCAAGCTCACAAAGTACCACAACAACATCAGCTTGTAAATCATCCAAAGAATCTGGATCAATGTCTTTCGCGTTTATTGCACTAAAGAATTTACAAAGCTTTGTGATGACTTGTCTGACATGCTTAGGCAAAACAGATCGGATAGCTATAGGCAGCAGCTGGGTTAACAAAATATGGCAATCATGAGATTTCAATCCCACCAACTTCAAATCCTTCATAGAAACAAGGCTACTTATGTGGGAGGAATATCCATGCGGCACCTTCACTCCCTTTACAGATTCACACACCACCTTCTTCTCATTTTTGGACAATGTCGTGCAAGTTGGGGGTAAGTAGGTACGCTTCCCCTTCTGAATTGGATTTACCTCGGAACGACCCCTAGCAACCATGTCAAGTCTCGCTTTCACACCATCTTTAGTTTTATTAGGCATATTCAACAAAGTCCCAATAATACTATCAAATACGTTCTTTTCTACGTGCATGACGTCAATACAATGCCTAACCGACAAATGTTCCCAATAAGGTAGGTCCCAAAAGATGGACTTCTTTGTGTGATATACACCATTTGGTGGAGGTTTGTACGGTTTTCCAAAATCTGTACTGATGTTTCTAACCCGTGCGTGATACTCTTTTCCACTTAGAACTAAAGGGGCTGACCGGTGTTCAGTTTTACCATAGAATGCCTTCTTCCTCTTACGATATTGATGGTCCGGGTCAAGCCCTCGACGATGACACATGTACACATATTTCCCAGAGTGCTCCAACCATTCGGCCTCTGTGTCATCACCGCATACAGGACACCCCTTATCGGTCTTCAGCCTATAACCCGAGAGGTTACCATACGCAGGGAAGTCATTGATAGTGCAGTACAACATAGCACGCATTTGAAATTTTGAACCGCTAGCTGCATCAAACACCTCTACTCCAACATTCCACAACATTTTCAAATCCTCTACCAGTGGCTCTAGATACACGTCAATGTCATTACCTGGCTGTTTAGGACCTGATATTAACATGGTCAATAAAATGTATTTGCTCTTTGTAGTAAGCCAAGGAGGGAGATTGTAAATTATCAACattactggccaagtactatgttgtgTACTTTGAGTTCCGAAGGGATTAATTCCGTCCGTGCAAAGCCCTAATCTTAAATTTCTAGGTTCACTACCAAATTCCGGGAAATCTCTATCAATTGTTCTCCACTGAGGAGCATCAGCGACGTGTCGTAACTTGCCATCTTTTTTCCTCCCTTTGTCATGCCATAACATATACTCTGCATCCTTCGGATTTGCAAACAAACGCTTAAACCATGGTATTATTGATAAATACCATAAGGTCTTGGCAGGCCCCCCCTTTTTTACGACCTTCTTTAAGCTTATACCTCGACTTCTTGCATCGTTGGCACTCATCTAAGTCGCTGTAGTCTTTACGGTACAAAATGCAGTCACTCGGGCACGCATGGATTTTTTGATAATTCGTAGTAAGGGGACACAACACTTTCTTACATCGATAAGTGTTAGTGGGAAGCTCATTACCTTTCGGCAACATATCGGACAAGAGTTTCAATAAAGCAGTAAAACTCTTATCGCTCCACCCGTTCCCAGCTTTTAAGGTGTACAACTTCAACACCGCTGATAGACGGGTAAATTTAGAGCAACCCGGAAATAACGGCTTCTTTGAATCACTAACAAGCATTTGAAAAATTTCCGGACAATCAACAAAATCTTTTTCAAGATCATCCATCATCTGATCGACATTATCACCCTCTATATGACAATCCTTATCATCACTCTGCTCATTAACCTCATTGTTATTATAACCCTCTCCAGTTACCTCAAAATCAACCATAATATTATCAACTTGTTTCTGAACATTTACGGCATTAGGACAATTAGGAATGTCATTCTCTTTCTCTCTGTGCCATATCCACACAGTATAATTTGGTTTAAATCCCTTTAATATCAAATGATCTCGCATTTCACTTCCAGAATTCACCTTCTTTCGATTCTTACATGTGCTACACGGGCAGATGAGTTGTTCATCATCCCCGTGTCGTCTTTGATGTTCAACAGCTTGAGTAATAAATTCATTGAGCCTTTTAAGATATTCAAAATCACGTTTTGCATACATCCAACTTCGATCCATGCTATAATTACAAGGCAGAGGAGAAGAgaaaaatggttgtaaaaaattAGGGTTAGTAAAAGGCAGAGAGAATTAAAAAAAATGGCAGAGGAGAAGAGAATTTAAAAAAAATGGGAAAACAGAGcagaagagaaaaaagaaaaagaagagaaaaacatagaaggaaagataataaaatagagaaggtGAGAAGCAGAGATGGAGATGGAAGAGAAGCAGAAGTTGAAGAGGAGTAACTTGCAGCAGAAAGTTGAAAGAAGTGAACGACTGATTGGGTTgtaaaaaattagggttaaaagagtgttattttgtaataaaataaaact
Encoded here:
- the LOC141601825 gene encoding uncharacterized protein LOC141601825, which translates into the protein MLWHDKGRKKDGKLRHVADAPQWRTIDRDFPEFGSEPRNLRLGLCTDGINPFGTQSTQHSTWPVMLIIYNLPPWLTTKSKYILLTMLISGPKQPGNDIDVYLEPLVEDLKMLWNVGVEVFDAASGSKFQMRAMLYCTINDFPAYGNLSGYRLKTDKGCPVCGDDTEAEWLEHSGKYVYMCHRRGLDPDHQYRKRKKAFYGKTEHRSAPLVLSGKEYHARVRNISTDFGKPYKPPPNGVYHTKKSIFWDLPYWEHLSVRHCIDVMHVEKNVFDSIIGTLLNMPNKTKDGVKARLDMVARGRSEVNPIQKGKRTYLPPTCTTLSKNEKKVVCESVKGVKVPHGYSSHISSLVSMKDLKLVGLKSHDCHILLTQLLPIAIRSVLPKHVRQVITKLCKFFSAINAKDIDPDSLDDLQADVVVVLCELEMYFPISFFDIMVHLIVHLVREIKLCGPVFQRSMWAMEREMGTYKRRMKNRYRPEGKALLKQRLLRDTWILPRLFEYCGTSWTSYI